The genome window CATAACAACATTACCGTATTAATTTTGGGAGAATCCGGTACGGGTAAGGAACTTATAGCAAGAGCGATACATTTAAACAGCGTAAGAAGCGATAAACCTTTTATCGTCGTAAACACTCCCTCAATTCCCTCGGAACTTCTAGAATCCGAACTGTTTGGTCACGAAAAGGGTTCATATACAGGCGCAAACGAAAAAAAAGAGGGGAAGTTTATAAGCGCAAACGGCGGCACTATCTTTTTAGACGAAATAGGGGATATGCCGCTTAATCTTCAGGCTAAGCTTTTACGCGCCATACAGGAAAAAGAAATTGAGCCGGTCGGTTCTAATAAACCTGTTAAAATAGACGTCAGAATTATTGCCGCTACAAATAAAAATCTTAAGTCTATGGTTAAAAACGCAAAATTCAGGGAAGATTTATACTACCGGCTTAACGTTATAGAAATTACCCTGCCGCCTTTAAGAGAACGGAAATCCGACATACCTATTTTAGCCGACTTTTTTATAAAAAAGTTTTCTCAGGAGCTGAATATGCCGGAAAAGCAACTGGGCAGCGATGCGCTTTCTTTGCTTCAGTCTTATAATTTTCCAGGAAACATAAGAGAACTCGAAAACGCAATCAGAAGATGCATGGTTATGTCGCCTTCTGCGGTATTAAATTCAGATGATTTTATAGAAATATTGAATAACGGCGAAAATAATTTAAAAGACAAAAAAACGGAAATCGACCCTTTTGAAGATATTATTAAACGAAAAATAAAAAATTACATCGAAAAAGTCAAAGATACCGAAATTAACGACGTTTATAAATCGATAATGGGATTGACCGAAAAAATAATTATAGAAGAAATACTTAATTTATATAATTTTAATCAGCTTAAAGTTTCTAAACTTTTAGGGATTAACAGAAATACCCTGCGGAAAAAAGTCAACGAATATAAAATTAATATTAAAAAACAGATTTAATCTGTCTTTATTTATATAATATTCAATTCTCAAAAGGATTTATATGGACCATAACGTCGTTTATATAAATATTCGACGACATAAGACGGCTTTTAACGCTTTCAGCTATATCGTGAGACATTTTAACGGTCATATTTTGATTAATTTCTATTTCGACGTCTATGTAAAAATAAGGACCGGACTTTCTTACCTTAATATTCGTAATGTGCTCAACCCCTTTCACGGAAGCAATTAAGTTTTTTATTTTATCGACCACGGATGCGGGAGGGCTTTCGTCCATAAGATTGCTTATAGATTCTTTTATAAGTTTCACCGCAAGACGGAATATAAAAAAACTTACGACTATTCCTGCTATGGGGTCCATATAGTAATAGCCTTTTATAGCAAAAATAATCCCTATTACTACGGCGGTAGACACTACGACGTCGCTTCTGTGGTCATATGCCGTTGCAATCAAACCCGTAGATTTTAAAAGCCTGCCCCACCTTAAAGTCCATCTATAAAGAATTTCTTTTATAATTATAGTAGCCGATGCAACGATTAAAGTATCGAACGCCGGACGCTCGTAATAGCGGAAATATAATTTAAAGGACGACACCGCTATAATAGAGAGTCCGAAAAGTATTAAGATTAACGCCACTAAAAAAGTAGCTATCATTTCGGCTTTTGCATGTCCGTATGGATGCTCTTTGTCCTGGGGTTTGTTGGATATTTTAAAAGATATGTAAACTACCAGTCCGGCAAAAATATCGGAAAGCGAATTAAAGCCGTCGGCGACCAACGCCTCGGAATGTCCGGCAATGCCGAAGTAAAATTTTGCTAAAGTTAAAATAATATTCGCAAAAATACCTACATAGGAAACAAACTTGAGTTTATTAAAAATATTTTCGCGGCTTATAGTAAACTGTTTCAATTTATTTCAAATATTTTATACAAATATTTTTTTTAACGCAGCAGGATAAATTTTATGTTCGGTATCGTGAATTTTTAACTCTAAAGATTCAACGGTATCGGTTTCTTCGATCTTAACGACTTCCTGGCAGATAATAGGACCTGCATCTACTTCTGGAGTTACGTAATGCACGGTAACACCCGTATATTTTACTCCGTAATCGAATGCGCTTTTTATGGCATCTTTTCCTTTAAAAGCAGGTAACAGGGAAGGATGTATATTTATTATTTTTTTATGAAATTTAGAAACGAATTCTTTGGATAGTATTTTCATAAAACCTGCAAGAATTATACAGTTTATATTATATTTTCGTATAATGCTTTCAAGCTCTTTTTCAAAATAT of Candidatus Acidulodesulfobacterium acidiphilum contains these proteins:
- a CDS encoding sigma-54-dependent Fis family transcriptional regulator produces the protein MKKHKILIVDDEQSLVYVLKKLLEDEFVIETASDGEEALSYIKNNRYFAIFLDIRIPKINGMEVLAYTRKLDDKPNVIIMTAQNTMVNAIDAMKKGAYDYITKPFELDEILGIIEKIKKNDGLTDKKFEKSEDFLDTLLVGKSKIMQEVFKTIGKLSHNNITVLILGESGTGKELIARAIHLNSVRSDKPFIVVNTPSIPSELLESELFGHEKGSYTGANEKKEGKFISANGGTIFLDEIGDMPLNLQAKLLRAIQEKEIEPVGSNKPVKIDVRIIAATNKNLKSMVKNAKFREDLYYRLNVIEITLPPLRERKSDIPILADFFIKKFSQELNMPEKQLGSDALSLLQSYNFPGNIRELENAIRRCMVMSPSAVLNSDDFIEILNNGENNLKDKKTEIDPFEDIIKRKIKNYIEKVKDTEINDVYKSIMGLTEKIIIEEILNLYNFNQLKVSKLLGINRNTLRKKVNEYKINIKKQI
- a CDS encoding cation transporter; translated protein: MKQFTISRENIFNKLKFVSYVGIFANIILTLAKFYFGIAGHSEALVADGFNSLSDIFAGLVVYISFKISNKPQDKEHPYGHAKAEMIATFLVALILILFGLSIIAVSSFKLYFRYYERPAFDTLIVASATIIIKEILYRWTLRWGRLLKSTGLIATAYDHRSDVVVSTAVVIGIIFAIKGYYYMDPIAGIVVSFFIFRLAVKLIKESISNLMDESPPASVVDKIKNLIASVKGVEHITNIKVRKSGPYFYIDVEIEINQNMTVKMSHDIAESVKSRLMSSNIYINDVMVHINPFEN
- a CDS encoding phosphoribosylglycinamide formyltransferase yields the protein MQKKINCIILASGNGSNALNLIRIFHIDTKEHKNAACSINISAVVSNIENAPVIEKVRLAAPDIPVFFLPYASFSEREYFEKELESIIRKYNINCIILAGFMKILSKEFVSKFHKKIINIHPSLLPAFKGKDAIKSAFDYGVKYTGVTVHYVTPEVDAGPIICQEVVKIEETDTVESLELKIHDTEHKIYPAALKKIFV